One Arthrobacter sp. StoSoilB20 DNA segment encodes these proteins:
- a CDS encoding DUF501 domain-containing protein, with the protein MEENTAAVPQESRRPSAHDLEVLSRQLGRPVRDVVEIPARCVCGNPLVAATAPRLSNGTPFPTTFYLTHPVITSAVSRLEAGGMMNEMNSRLTADQDLAGAYQGAHESYLQARNDIAGRSGTGAVPEIDGISAGGMPTRVKCLHVLVGHSLAAGPGVNPLGDEALDAIAEWWTKDRCYCDGAWDTSGEAPSRDLSRHGPQGLPEIVGRPAPVRQSRTETPGPQEGTA; encoded by the coding sequence GAGAACACCGCAGCCGTGCCGCAGGAATCCCGCCGGCCATCAGCACACGATCTCGAGGTCCTGAGCCGCCAGCTCGGCCGGCCGGTCAGGGACGTCGTTGAGATCCCTGCACGGTGCGTTTGCGGCAATCCGTTGGTTGCCGCCACGGCGCCGCGGCTCAGCAACGGAACGCCATTCCCCACCACGTTCTACCTGACCCACCCGGTCATTACTTCCGCGGTGTCGCGGTTGGAAGCCGGCGGGATGATGAACGAGATGAACTCCCGACTGACCGCTGACCAGGACCTCGCAGGTGCCTACCAGGGTGCCCACGAGTCCTACCTGCAGGCGCGCAACGACATTGCCGGTCGATCCGGAACAGGTGCTGTCCCTGAAATTGACGGAATCTCCGCCGGTGGCATGCCTACCCGCGTGAAATGCCTCCACGTGCTGGTGGGGCATTCCTTGGCTGCCGGCCCGGGCGTCAACCCGCTGGGAGATGAAGCGTTGGACGCCATCGCCGAGTGGTGGACCAAGGACCGTTGCTACTGCGACGGTGCGTGGGACACTTCCGGCGAGGCTCCCTCCCGGGACCTGAGCCGCCACGGGCCCCAGGGACTGCCGGAGATCGTGGGCCGGCCCGCGCCGGTGCGTCAATCCAGGACAGAAACTCCGGGCCCACAGGAAGGGACTGCATGA
- a CDS encoding Ppx/GppA phosphatase family protein — translation MSRVAAIDCGTNSIRLLIADASADGAPGPLRDVVREMRVVRLGQGVDATGELAPEALERTFAAAREYAGLIKVHGAGRVRFVATSATRDARNRQVFVDGIRDLLGVEPEVITGDEEAALSFAGAGSVLPAMGEDPILVVDLGGGSTEFVLGDSTGVIAARSVDIGCVRLTERHLRSDPPTAAQIAAAEADVDAALDLAMQAVPLDRATAVVGVAGSITTVTAHALGLDKYRPERIHGASLSLETISDACTNLLEMTRDERAALPYMHPGRVDVIGAGALVWRRILDRLSGVGNSGVSNSRIEAAVASEHDILDGIALSIRDAG, via the coding sequence ATGAGCCGCGTTGCAGCGATCGACTGCGGAACCAACTCCATCCGCCTGCTCATCGCCGATGCTTCAGCAGACGGCGCGCCGGGCCCCTTGAGGGACGTCGTTCGTGAAATGCGCGTGGTCCGTCTGGGCCAAGGAGTCGATGCCACAGGTGAGCTGGCTCCGGAGGCCTTGGAACGAACGTTCGCAGCAGCACGTGAATACGCCGGACTCATCAAGGTGCACGGCGCCGGACGTGTCCGGTTCGTAGCCACGTCCGCCACCCGTGATGCCCGTAACCGCCAGGTATTTGTGGACGGCATCCGGGATCTCCTGGGAGTGGAGCCTGAAGTCATCACCGGCGACGAGGAAGCTGCGCTGTCCTTCGCCGGTGCCGGCAGCGTCCTGCCGGCCATGGGGGAGGACCCCATCCTGGTAGTGGACCTGGGAGGTGGCAGCACTGAGTTTGTCCTGGGCGACTCCACCGGCGTCATAGCGGCACGTTCGGTAGACATCGGCTGCGTCAGGCTGACTGAACGGCACCTTCGCAGCGACCCGCCCACGGCGGCGCAAATCGCCGCAGCAGAGGCCGACGTCGACGCCGCACTGGACCTGGCCATGCAGGCGGTACCGCTTGACCGCGCCACAGCTGTGGTGGGCGTTGCAGGGTCCATCACCACCGTCACCGCGCACGCGTTGGGCCTGGACAAATACCGCCCTGAACGAATCCATGGTGCGTCGTTGAGCCTGGAAACCATCAGCGATGCTTGCACCAACCTGTTGGAAATGACGCGGGATGAACGTGCTGCCTTGCCTTACATGCATCCGGGCCGTGTGGATGTCATAGGTGCCGGTGCCTTGGTTTGGCGCCGAATCCTGGACCGCCTGTCCGGTGTAGGCAACAGCGGCGTCAGCAACAGCAGGATTGAAGCGGCCGTTGCCAGTGAGCACGACATCCTGGACGGCATCGCCCTGAGCATCAGGGACGCCGGATGA